The Astatotilapia calliptera chromosome 19, fAstCal1.2, whole genome shotgun sequence DNA segment CCCCTCCCAACCACAGGGGAGGGAGACGGGTGAAGCTAGCCTCCTAAAGCAGGctgtttaaactaaacaagctgCCGTTTCACATAATAAACCCCGTCAACCGCAGTATTGCCTTCTGatttaacagttaaagcagtagCGACGAGCTGTGTTTACATGTGCGTGGAACTCTAGCTTCATTAAccaggctagctgttagcttatagCTCACGCTAGCTAACCAGCGAGCAGTTAAAAGGACAGCCAAAAACTTATCTCACCACAACGTAGCGTCGAAAATATGATGTGATTTTAGTTTAATCAAGCTCAGGGCATGAGGAAAACCGCCTCCATATCCCTGCAATCATGTGAGGGACCTCTCCACagtgctgccgctgctgcttctgctgctcaaCACGAAAAAACAGACCCGGATTTTTTGACACTTCCGTCTTTTCTCGGAAAATCTGCGAATCTGCATCCTTACCAGGAGCCTACTGCAGCTCCTCTGAGGACATACGCCGCTGCTTAATATTTAAACCAGTCTAAAAGTATACGTCCCAAAGCCAAATCATAAACACAGATTATTTAACAAAATCTAACAActatcttttttttcagttttaagtcTTTTTTCTCATGATACAGTACTCTGCAAAGGTCTTGaggcacccccccccccccgcttttCTTATTCAATTGGGAAAATCTAGGAAAGAAATAGGAAATTTATTAAAACGTGTACATAAATGGAAAGACAACATGTAAGACAAAAGCAGAGTTTGTACAACTACAGCTCTCTTAGACAAGCTTTCctgttatttctttaagcagtctttAAAGCTCTTCTCTAGATGTTGGCTGTATTTTTGTTCCATTccctgtcaagatgatcccacactgtttCAATATTGTTGAGGTCCAGGATCTGGGGAGGCGAtccatgactgacagtgttCCCCTGTGCGTAGTATGCTCTTAATGCATTGGCAGTGCATGTGGGATCAtcgtcatgctgaaaaatgaagcttttgGCAATCAAACCTAATGTTGTTGCATTAATTTcaacaagatccccaacaccactggcttaAATGCCAACCCAAACTATGACAGTGCCTCCGCCGTGTCTtgcagatggctgtagacactcactgttgtacctcacCCCTGATCTCCTCTGTATGTCACATCTGGATTCATTACTCCATCGGACCTGTCTTCAGTTCATTTGGTGTGTAATTTGGTATACTTCAGCTGTTTCTCCCCATTTTCCTTATTTAAGATAGGCTTCTTGACAGAAGTCTTTCCACTGAGATCTTTACTGACAAGGCtgcagtgaacagtagatgaagGTCCAGGTTTTTTGCAAGAGGCTGCCATCACCAAAGTAGCTACAGATACAacttaaaattggttctttccCAAGTCGCCTGTGCTGTATAGAGACAACACTTGTTCATCCATGAGTGCATTTTTTGATGCTTTAATgtttcataggtcagtgttaagtggcttaatagagaaaataaaaaaacatagtaagcttgagacttttgcacagcactgtaactGTACTGCATAAAAGTATCTGAAGTAAACCTATCTACATTTCACAAACTTTAGTGAGTCCTTCATGTTATAAAATGATTTTCATTCAAAATTGAAAATGTAACACAGTAATACAAATTTTGAATTGGAAGCACACTGACCAGCCTCATTATTTAAGACAGGTCACAAAAAGCTAAACagacttttatttactttttaatttttcgtATTGTTATGTATTCTTTCAAAATGAGACATGGTTCACAGAGACTGAGTTCACGTATCAGTGATTTTAATGCTGTGGCTGATCAGTGTGTCACTTTGCTGGTGTCTCCATCTGGGATTTataagctgcagagaggcactGTTGCACAGATTTACTGCTTGATAGAAAGCGCAGCAGCGGGGTCTCCCTGATCTGGGCATCCATAAGTGAAATCCAGGGAAAAGGCCTTTTTggaataaagttgaaatataTAATTACTATTTAAATGAGATATatgacagtttaaaaaacaaacaaacactgatctACTCACTCATCTGAGAGAAGAGAAGATGCATAGGATGAATTGATGAAACTGTGTGCATTTAATTGCACAGTGTctccacatttttctttaaatattgatTTAATTAAGAGGAGAGCCTCACTGGATCCCAGACTGGCAGAGGTGCAGATATTCAACAGGATATACAGCACCGCACACACCCAGTTCAGACCCAGAGAAATACCTCCTACATGTGGAATCAAAATGTACAAACTAAGAACAGAACTTGTAAAGAACTTGTTTAACTGAAGCTCATGCAAAATACTTTCTGTCACAtatgaaacaaaatgaaaagatgCTGAAGTGACATACCTTTCATTGTGAGAGGACACGATGCTTCTATCAGCAAAGGATCTGCTAAAGCTGAGGCCACATGACTGCAGGACAGCCAAACATCCACAGTGTCACAAGAGACAACGTCATACTTTGGCTTCAGGATGTAGTCGTGTCCAAGAAGCTTAGCTAATCTGAGACAGTAATTCAAAAGAAAGCGATTCATTGACCCAACCCCCCCAAGAAATGACCagtcctttgtgtgtgtgaatatggcTGTACCTGGTGACGGGAATGGCAGAGGTGAAACTGTACACGAGGCAGTGTTTTGCCAGATGAGAGCGGAGATCAACACAGACTTTTGGGATTTGAGAGGGCAGACAGCAAAGGAAAAGAACATCCGCCCATGCTGCCAGTCTGCGATTGTCAAAGAAACATTCAACTTCTGTATGGACAAATTCCACTGAAACACAGAACATACAACGATCTtagcaaacactttttttcttttatcagtaCACACGGAAGTTTGGTCCAAGTGCAATTTAGTTAAACCAACACATGCTTAATGATTAACTCAAGAATACCATAGAGTCACGACAAGCAACCAATAACTATTCATAGTCTTAAAAGGGcataactgaaaaaacaaaacaacaacaacctagcTTAAATCTGCTCAAAAATGCATCTGGGTAGCTTAAAAATTTAAGAGTGAAGAGAGTCATTAAGGAAGCGTATGGAAACCCCTCAGATTACCCACTATCTGAAACAAGGAGCTTTAGCTTCTCATCCCTTAAGCCAGCCTTCTTCTGACTGGCTGCCccttgcaaacagaaggtttgaccATATTAGTGGTATCCACTCTGAGCGATATCATGAGGAGCCAGCAGTAGGAAAGCTAGCATTTATAGCCACATGAACAGCGATCTTTCACCTCACATAGATTACTTCAACGAAAGAATCTAATTATTTGAAGCTTTGACCATGTCtaatatgagcatccaccaCTGTAACGCTCTATAAACACAACAGAATAAAAAGGAAATAGGTCCACCACTTTAAGATTATGTGTCTCATGACATTTAAATCCTGTCACAAGAAATTATTATACTCATATTGTATACAggatttgtattctattttattcgattgtatatagtattttatttttattatattctaTTGTGTACAGTATCTTATGGATATACTATTCCATTGTTTTTTCTAtgcaactttgcactgtccactgctgtaacaaaacaaatttcccatgcgtgggactaataaagctcATCTTAAATCCACTGCATCACAAGCATTTTTCTCAGATTTGGGCTTTTTGTGCGTGTGTACCTGCTAACTCTGGTCTCCTAGTGGAGATCTTAATATGTGAGGGTTTGATTTTGGTCTTTTCAAGAAGTGCTTGGCACAGCTGTTTTCCCAGATGGCCCATCCCAAGTATACCCACGCGGAGGTCGTCGTGCTCTCCTGGTGCCACTGGCTTTCTGATTTTCGCTGTGCGCCTTCTGATGGCACATCTATAATACAAATGAATGAAGCAGCTCAGACAGATTAAAATATACTCAAATGACTGCAAGACTATACGTGTGGGATGAGTTCACCTTAGCGAGTCAATGAGCTCACACACGAAAGCTGCGTGCGCGCACCCGCAAAATGTCAGTCCAGCCGAGCGCGCCCGGAGGTAAAGTAACTTCTTTTCGTCGTCAGCGAGCCCGCTCTCAAAACACAGAGTGCTCAGGTCGGCGACTATGTCCGCCATCACCAACACTCTTTGAGCACGCAGTTAAAATGTTAAACCCCTTAAAATAGTCCAAGTCTACGCTCTTAACACTTTTCAATAGAGATTTGGGAACCAGTTCTGTTGCCATGCCAACTTAGCGAGGTtaggctttcaaaataaaaatcacttgaCAGACGGACGTATagttttcagaataaaatatataaagcaaaCGTTGAAATATGATGCTAACACAACTCCTAAGGTTTACAAAAATGTCTAGAGTCTAAGTAAATAAACACCAACCAAGCACACTCCAGTGTTAACTTCACCGTTTTTATTTCTCCATCATGCTTTTAATACAAATTCATGAGTCACCTGTACATATATTTACAAGAAATAATACTCTTACCACATaaccaaaaaaggaagaaaaaaaataaaaatcaagacTTAGCAACACAATTGATCACATCAGACAtcaatatataaacatatagcttaataataattaaaaaaaaaaactaaacaaatgaGATTATCAGTACATTAAGACTTTAATTATGGATCTTGAGTAATTCACTTTATCAACAATTCAAAAATGTGATACACGAGACTGCAAGaataaagcagtttttaaatttaaaccgcagcttcctttttttaaacagcagctTTTGTGAAAATTATGCAACACTAAAATTGTGAAACCTTAGAACAAGTCTGGATAATCGTCCCATCTCTCACTTGTTACGCTTCGACTCAGTTAAAAGTGCAGATTACAGAGCTTTACAAAGATGCAACAcattcagtttttacatttgttcTCTCATATTTGCACGAAATGCTGCTCATTAGGAATATTTACAGTAAATAACAAGGCCCACATACAGTACATCTTATATAAATTAAGGGTCATTACACCTAGAATATTAGTGTTTGCTGACACAAAGTAGGATAAGAGAACGCAACCACACAATCTGTAAACAGCTGTTTGAAAATGAAGACCTATTCCTTCATTCTTAAgcctttacattttacatttgtatGGTCTACCCTACAACATAGCATCATACACAATAACATTATAAGTGCTGCTCAAACTCACCCTTCTTCATCCATTTGATTACAAGCATACAGTTGAACAATGTTGATGACCATGAAGGCACTGTGAGGCATGTGATAAGCTGACACAAGCTAAAAATCACAGTAGCTCAAACTGCCACAGGATGAACACCATTTTATTTACACCGGCACTCACTGTCCACCTTTTGCCTTCTTCAAAAGCACACCTATTAAGCTGTAGCTGCTGCACAGTCATTGTTTCAGTTTTCCATAAGGCAATGACACTTACTCGTCGCCCTGCCTCCATTTTTGCGACTCCTCCTGACGTGCATCGGGGTGAATCTGGTTTCTCATCCCACCCAAGACATTTGAAGTCGCCTCAGTGGCCATAATGAGTGGCTTGACTACTGCAGGTGGAAGCTGGCGGAGAACTCCACCGACTGCCCCAGTCATACCTCGCTGCTCGTGCTCCCGGGTGGCTGTGTCGTAGATGGTTAGTGCAGTGTCTGTGATCCCCTGTGGGAACATTTTGCAGTCCTTAAAACATCTTTTCTTTCACAGAACTGAAGGTTTtcctatttgttttttttacctctttcaCCACAGTGTAGGCTTTGGCTACACCTTCTCTGAGGTCGACAGGCTGATGAGCCAGTCCATAATGGGAGATCCGTTTTACCCTCTTTGTGTCCCTCTCATCAGGCACTGGAGACACCATGTCATACGCTGTCTCAGCGGCTgcctaaaaacagaaaaaaaaaattataaaagacaACAATTAATAGATTTTTCTACGTGCTTTACAGAAGGAAATGcatgcaaatattttattagCAGCAGTGGACCAGTTTACCTGAATAGTCCGCACCATCCTGTTTGTGAGCTCCAGGGCAGCCATAGCTGTAGAGGTTCCAAAGGAAGCCGTGCCGCGCTGAAATCCACGGACTATCCGGCCATCCTTCCTGTACTGTTCAATCGGGAGCCAGACCAAATCCCTGAGTCCGTGAACtgaatatgaaagaaaaaaaaacaacattgacAGAGGAGTAAAGCAACTGAAAGTCAAAAGCTGGACCTCAGCTCTCATATTGGAAATGACTTTCACAGCAGTTTCTGTTCcagattgttttttattaaagaaaaagaaagtgattAAGGCTGATTctgaaatgtcagcaacaataaAGAAAATTTTGTCAAACAAGGAAATGTTGACTCAAGGAACTTTTCAGAAATTAGAAAGTTGTTGGGCCAAGCACCAGGCAACTCCTTTACAAGTCAattaaaatgagagaacaaCAAAAATCAGACTAGTTAACAAGTCTGGACGTAAGATAACAGACAGTTCACTGACAAGTTAAACAATGTCTGTACAAATACAATTTGggaaaaattgtgattttttaaatcttattctTTCATATTAGACAAAGTATAATAATAAAGTGTAATAAAGATGTGCTAAGGTTATAGGTGTCAGTGCTACAGTCCACAGCTAAtccattcagttcagttctacACTGTGTTAATAATTGCGCAACAGGAGCAATGCTTCGATTGCTAATGGGAGAGTGAGGCAATGTATAGGAAGTTAACATCCGAGCTTCAGCAGCTTGGAGACGCTTCTCTTTagctacagcagcagctttCATTCGCGCATTTCCAGCAGTTTGAACCATTATTGATATCCAAGGTGTCAGATCAGAACTACAAAAATTTGGACCTGTGCATTCTTAAATTTCATTTATTGCTGGCATCTGCAATACAACTGATACACATCAGTTTATTCTGCTGCAAGTAGCTAACACGAGCACTGCTTAgcttacatgttaatgtttataGACCTGAGCAGATTATGGTTACACACTGCTCAGCTTATTCATCAGTGTGATCTTACAAGGCCTGCTAATAACTGTTTATTGTCTAGATAAGAACACTGCAAATCTACACTTGTTCACAGAGCTGTCActtgtgttccttttcactgtGCTTGTTTATATCCACTCACGGGAAAGAGTGTGTAATGTTGCTGAGGTATAACTGACAGTTGATGTGCACTGTACATTAACAAACATTTGCATAATTGGATTAAATAACTAGTATTTCATGTCTTGATTAACAAGAGAAGCAACATTTAATCATGTAGCACATCCCAACTGGCCAACAAGAACAAGGTACAGCAACAGCCCTGTTCTTACCAAATACAGTAAACCATCTGAGATTATCCCTTGAACTGTTACACTTACCCAGTTTTACCAGAGTATGAATAGGTGCCACACCACTCAGCAGTCCTTGAAGCTGGTTTGTCTTTATGTCATTTAACCACTCATTTATTGCATAGGAAAAGAGCTTATCCACACCTAAtaatctgaaacacaaacaagtaTTACTTTAATACGGATCACTGTGTGCGAATTATGTTTTTGCTAATTTATTGTCTCATGAGATAAATTTTGCGGTATACTTACCCCTGCCTGTAGCACAACTGCCTCAGTTTGAGCTCTGAACAATTCAGCTGTGTCAGCCCGAAAATGATCCCTGCAAATGTTCCCTGGAACGAGGTACTCATAAAAATCATTCATGAAGCACTCATAACATAACGTGGAGTTAATCAAGTCCTCTCTTAGACAGTTACCTGGTCCATAGACACGTGTTTCCCATGGTAGtccaggcgaatgggaacctcAGAAGTAAATCGAAACTCCCTGTTAAGATGACAAGGGGTTTCTGAACACAAACAAGCAGTTTGGAAAGTTAAACGGCTTAGTGGTCAATAAAAATAACCTCTAACCTAAAGAAGATGGGTTGGTCTGTGAAGGGAGAAGCAGAGGCTTCACTGTCATTTGCGTCTTCCCTGCCGGATGTAGAGAAACCGTTTTGGCTCAGTCGTCTCTGTGCAGGCACCGAGATGATTGGGGCTGGATCCTGGCTCCCACCAGCGTGCTTGGAGAAGCTGCAAGAGATCTCTGGGGCAGCCACTTTCTTTGTGGTAACACAAACCGCTAAAACAGACAAAACGTTAAAGATGCATGAGATAAAAGTAGGATTCATGATAATTATACAGTTTTGTGGCAATCTTACCTTCGTGAATAGGTGGTGAGAAAAACTCAACTTCAGCAGCAAGACTTGTAAAGAAGTCTCTCAAGAAGAGCAGTGCATCCTTCAAATAAAGAAGAAGCTATCACTTAAAAGATAATGCTCATTGTTTGCCAGGGTTAGAGAAATAATTTGTACCCAGCTCTCACCTGATCAATATTGAGGCGAAGAGGCATTAGAGTGACCCGTAAACAGCACTCTGGGGGAGCCTGGCCTGACTCAGGACACATGTGCATCGCCTTGACTGTCAACTAAGACAAAAAGCGCACACACATGGTTACGACAGGACAAAACTTACCACGATTACCACAAGTATGGTGCTTTCCTCACCATGTTAGAATGGGCTTTTCGGGGCATTTCCTTGCTAGAGTACAAGTAGAGAAACTTGTTCATCTGGGAGGCAGCTAGTCTGTCTCGAATCTCCAAGTCCTGCACAGAGAACACCTGCCGGGACACTGGCTGGTCCACTGCTGGACGCGACACCGCTGAGATCTGGGGGTACACCTCGTGCTGGAATCTCACCTGAAgaagcagtaaaagaaaagctgaagaAACCCCAAATGGCATTTCACAAAATAATGAACATGTATTTCTGCACAGCATAACTTTACCTTGCTGAGTTGAATCTCCATCAGGACATCAGGATTCCTTCCCTTTCCACCACCAACCCGCCCTGAAGCCTTCGCTTGTCTCACTGGAGTTTGAGATGGGGAGCTATGAGGTGTACATCTGCAAGACAGAGTAAAGACCAGAGTTAAGTAAATATGTCTTccttttaacaaatgtaaagaGAACCCAGTTTATGACTCACCCCCGGCTTCTAGCAGGAGAAACTATGGAGCTCACACTCCCAAAGTCTTTTCCACCATAAAGATGCCAGATGACAGAGATCTCCTTAATGAGGTAGCGAACCTCTGGGATGGGAAAGTTGGCTCCACGGCTGGAATCACTTCCATCCAGAGGCTGACTGAAGTGATCGTCTTTGACTTCTACTGGCTCCGAGGATAGCTGCTTCACCACCGGCTCCTGATCTCGATCCTGAACACACATTTTTCTTACAGTCAGGCATAAACAGGTTTTGCAAAAACAGTCGATCACTATGCTATGTAGCCTCTTCAAGTTAAGGCTACACAAAAATATGTAGCCTTAACTTGAAGAATGAGTATGTCCCAACCTCTCCTCTGGAGCTCGGAGTTTCCAATATACAAAAGTCGTCAGTCTCTTGGGCCAGATTAGGGGCTGGTGTGATGAGAGGAGAAGGAAGCATGGGGTACGGGGGGCTTAAATCTTGGCAATTCCCACTTTCATCTGGGAACAGGAACAGGTCTGAGCGAGGTGGTTCTTGGTCTTGAATCTGCTCCTCAGGTGTGCCTGCAGTGGTGTGAAATTCATAAAGTAAAGACTCCTCATGGGTGAAACACTTTTTTACCTCACTGAGCGAAGTATTTACCGTTCTGCTGCGGCCCTGGTACAGGCTGCCCATCAGTCTCTTCCATAGCGTCACTCATGAGATCCTGTAACATCTGCTGCTCAGTCTCAGCGAGGAGCGAAGTCTGAGATGGTGGTCGGCTAGAAGCCTCCATCTGTCCAAAAATACACTCAGAATAAACTTGTGCATATGGTAAAGTTTGACAATTATGCTTTAACTGAGTGACACTGCTGACCTTGCTTTTTTGTGcagtgctgctgtgcttggtcTCTGGTTCAGCTGGGGGCAGCAAGTCTCCATAGCTGGCTACATACTGTATGAGGTTCATGAGGGCAGCACAGGAGTCCGAACAGGTTCTGATATGGATCACATCACTGGAGCAGCGCAGCTCGAATCTGGGCTCCGACTATCACCCAAGAGACAGCGAAAATAAGTGTTTGTACAagtctgttttgtctgttttttaaaaatgggaaTATGAATAATTAACACTTACCAATTTTCCATCTACTCCAGGTTTGACTGCTGTTATCCTCAGCTCTAAGGTTCCCATGTCTACCACTTGGACATAATctgtgacaaaaagaaaaagtcaaaatttGTCAAAGCTTCATGTAAAGTCGCATTCAACACCGTTTCTGAAGTCAACTTACCACGAGCTAGATTTACAGAGACAGCATTACTTTTATCTGAGAGGAACAGAGCAGCTTCGTCCAAAATGATCCTGGAAACAACATATTTTACTAAATAATGTAACCTCCACACATTTTTGTATTTCAGAAGAAATCCAGTTGCTTTTTCACACCTAAGTGTTGATGAGGAGTTGTCTAGAGAGACGCTACTGGAGATGCTGAATGTTTCCACAACCAGCAACGATCTGAGTGGCAAGTACAGGggtctgcaaaaaacaaaataaaatcaagcgTCACATAAGAACACACTCTGATAATAAAACCAGCCACCATTTAGTGTTTTGTTCTACTTCACCTGTAGTCCAGAGAGCAGCTCCATAGGTGCAAATGTAGTGTGGTGACAGACGTAGGAGGAGCGTAACCCAACACGGGTTCATCAGAAACATTCAGAAAGTCAACAATCTGTTGTAGACAAATCATCAGTAAGATTATGAATACCTGATGTTATTGCACATTTCTTCTGTGCTTTGTAAACACATCATATGAAGGTCAAATAAAGCTTATATGACAGCAGCCTAAGGCAGTTTGTTTTACCTGGTCATACCAGCCCA contains these protein-coding regions:
- the noxred1 gene encoding NADP-dependent oxidoreductase domain-containing protein 1 isoform X2; translation: MADIVADLSTLCFESGLADDEKKLLYLRARSAGLTFCGCAIRRRTAKIRKPVAPGEHDDLRVGILGMGHLGKQLCQALLEKTKIKPSHIKISTRRPELAVEFVHTEVECFFDNRRLAAWADVLFLCCLPSQIPKVCVDLRSHLAKHCLVYSFTSAIPVTRLAKLLGHDYILKPKYDVVSCDTVDVWLSCSHVASALADPLLIEASCPLTMKGGISLGLNWVCAVLYILLNICTSASLGSSEALLLIKSIFKEKCGDTVQLNAHSFINSSYASSLLSDEPFPWISLMDAQIRETPLLRFLSSSKSVQQCLSAAYKSQMETPAK
- the noxred1 gene encoding NADP-dependent oxidoreductase domain-containing protein 1 isoform X1, which codes for MADIVADLSTLCFESGLADDEKKLLYLRARSAGLTFCGCAHAAFVCELIDSLRCAIRRRTAKIRKPVAPGEHDDLRVGILGMGHLGKQLCQALLEKTKIKPSHIKISTRRPELAVEFVHTEVECFFDNRRLAAWADVLFLCCLPSQIPKVCVDLRSHLAKHCLVYSFTSAIPVTRLAKLLGHDYILKPKYDVVSCDTVDVWLSCSHVASALADPLLIEASCPLTMKGGISLGLNWVCAVLYILLNICTSASLGSSEALLLIKSIFKEKCGDTVQLNAHSFINSSYASSLLSDEPFPWISLMDAQIRETPLLRFLSSSKSVQQCLSAAYKSQMETPAK
- the noxred1 gene encoding NADP-dependent oxidoreductase domain-containing protein 1 isoform X3; protein product: MADIVADLSTLCFESGLADDEKKLLYLRARSAGLTFCGCAHAAFVCELIDSLRCAIRRRTAKIRKPVAPGEHDDLRVGILGMGHLGKQLCQALLEKTKIKPSHIKISTRRPELAVEFVHTEVECFFDNRRLAAWADVLFLCCLPSQIPKVCVDLRSHLAKHCLVYSFTSAIPVTSHVASALADPLLIEASCPLTMKGGISLGLNWVCAVLYILLNICTSASLGSSEALLLIKSIFKEKCGDTVQLNAHSFINSSYASSLLSDEPFPWISLMDAQIRETPLLRFLSSSKSVQQCLSAAYKSQMETPAK